In Hermetia illucens chromosome 1, iHerIll2.2.curated.20191125, whole genome shotgun sequence, one genomic interval encodes:
- the LOC119646277 gene encoding odorant receptor 2a-like produces MEDLHSADCLKYNWVVWFFCGMNFPKTKRFAYFLYSFTYCFFITFGYSLTLTLGIFFIEDIEALIGNLAITSKSLTCTSKWISVFWQTNTLKRIERTMDELDTFATTPVQKTRLKETLNEAHVMFKFYSFVSTLVWLSCGSTMVYQLTRGNVLYPGWYLIDWESSRMGLFVVFFYQLIGVGLEILANTTNDSYPAMLFIALQGHYRILEAALMDFKPGTPKNHRENYAALIKCIVYHKKIERVFASVVSHISIPMFVQYLSTGINLCLIAVSVVFFEVDATHKAYSAIYAWAVTLEMFGPCYFGEELIGESDRLITHLFSCNWVDQDPKFKRALIIFMQNSQAPKIAKVGNLVDISLATFVSVMKFSYSLFALLNTMQN; encoded by the exons ATGGAGGACCTTCATTCTGCGGACTGTTTAAAATACAACTGGGTTGTGTGGTTTTTCTGTGGAATGAATTTCCCGAAGACCAAGCGATTCGCCTACTTCCTGTACTCCTTCACATATTGCTTTTTCATCACATTTGGCTACTCCTTGACGTTGACTCTCGGGATTTTCTTCATAGAAGACATTGAAGCGTTAATCGGGAACTTGGCGATCACCAGCAAAAGTTTAACTTGCACCTCAAAATGGATCTCTGTATTCTGGCAAACGAACACCCTAAAGAGGATCGAAAGAACCATGGATGAACTGGACACTTTTGCAACGACTCCTGTTCAGAAGACGCGCCTAAAGGAGACTCTCAACGAGGCTCATGTGATGTTCAAGTTTTACTCATTTGTTTCTACACTAGTTTGGCTTTCTTGCGGTTCAACGATGGTGTATCAGCTGACCAGGGGAAATGTCCTTTATCCTGGCTGGTACCTAATCGATTGGGAGAGTTCGAGAATGGGGCTTTTTGTGGTGTTTTTTTATCAGCTTATAGGTGTTGGCTTGGAGATCCTTGCGAATACCACGAATGATTCGTATCCAGCAATGCTGTTCATTGCTCTCCAGGGCCATTATCGTATTTTGGAGGCTGCTTTGATGGATTTCAAACCAGGAACGCCAAAAAATCACCGGGAGAACTACGCCGCGCTGATAAAATGCATTGTGTATCATAAGAAAATTGAAAG GGTATTTGCAAGTGTAGTAAGCCACATATCCATTCCTATGTTCGTACAATATCTTTCGACTGGCATAAATTTGTGCCTTATTGCGGTCTCCGTGGTATTTTTCGAAGTGGATGCTACGCACAAGGCATACTCTGCTATCTACGCTTGGGCGGTAACGCTGGAGATGTTTGGTCCTTGCTACTTCGGCGAGGAACTGATAGGTGAAAGCGATCGTCTAATAACTCACTTATTCTCATGCAATTGGGTGGACCAGGATCCCAAGTTTAAAAGGGCTCTGATTATATTCATGCAAAACTCGCAAGCGCCAAAAATTGCAAAGGttggaaatttggtggacatatccTTGGCGACGTTTGTATCG gtGATGAAGTTTTCGTATTCGCTTTTCGCTCTCCTGAATACAATGCAAAACTGA